Genomic segment of SAR202 cluster bacterium:
GATCTCTTCTGCGCCCATCAACAACTTCGCCGAGGCTCTGGCCGACCCTCAAGCGGCGGCGCGCAACCTGCAATGGCACATCCCACACCCGACAATCGGAGATCTTCCGCTCATCGCAAACCCGCTTCAATACATGAGCCGGACTCCCGCACAGCCGCACGGGCACCCTCCATTGCTGGGCGAGCACACGCGTGAGGTCCTGTCCCTTGTCGCCGGTGAACAGGAGTTGGCAAGGCTCGAGGCGGACGGGGTCATTGGAGTCAAGAAGGGCTGATGTTTCGAACGACAGGACACGAGCGCGCCGTCAACACCCTGAAGCGCGGCATCGCCGAGGGACGGCTCTCGCACGCCTTTTTATTCGCAGGTCCTCCGCAGATAGGCAAAATAACCCTAGCCACCGATCTGGCAAAGGCTGTAAACTGCTTGGCCGAGGACATGCCCGCCAGGCCGTGCGGGGAGTGTCGCCAGTGCCGGCGAATCGAGCGCGGCTCGCACGCCGACGTGCGTATCGTGCGGCTCATCAAGGACGAATCGACGGGCAAGATGAAAACTATGGTCGGCATCGAGCAGGTCCTTGAGATCCAGAAAGAAGCGAGCCTGAAGCCGTTCGAAGGGCGCTATCGCGTCTTCATATTCGAGTGCGCCGATAGGCTCAGCCTGGATGCCGCAAACGCCCTGCTGAAGACGCTCGAGGAGCCGCCGGACCAGGTGATAATCATCCTGCTGGCGCCGGAGTCGGCCCTGATGCTCCCCACCGTTCTGTCGCGGTGCCAGACGCTGGAGCTGCGACCGGTCCCTGTACCGGCGATTACCGAACAACTGGTGGGACGCTTCAATGTTGACGCAGGGCGCGCGGAGGAGATCGCCCGTCTCTCCGACGGTCGCCCCGGCTGGGCCATCGAGGCGGCCACTAGGCCGGAGATGCTCCAGGAGATCGCGGCCAGGATCGAAACGGCCGAAAAGCTAATGGGCGCTTCGTTATCCGAGCGGTTCGAGATAGCCGCAGACCTCGCGACTGTCTTCACCCGTGACCGGGAGGCAGGCCGCAAGGACGTAGCAACGTGGATGGAGTGGTGGCGAGACGTGCTGCTGGTTAAAGGCGGGGCAGGAGCACACGTCAAGCACATCTCCCGGATGAACAGCCTTTCGGCCGTCGCTTCCGGAATGACGATCGAACAGATTGCAGCCGTCGTGAATGCGCTTCAGCAGACGGCGGGCCTCATGGAGAGGAATGTTAACGCCCGTCTGGCCCTCGAGGGACTGATGCTGGCTATGCCGAAGATTAGACTGGCCGCATGACGCACCAAACCGAGAACGGAGACAGACGCAACATGGCAAAGCGATTCGAAACCAGCCGGCTGATTATGCGCCCTCTTGAGATGAAAGACCTTTCAGGACTGGAAAAGCTGATCCTCTCCGACCCGGACGTAATGCGTTATTACAGCTTCCCCAGGCCGGCTGTCGACACGAGCAAGCCGATGGAGTACCTGGCATTCCGGATAATGGAAGCGAGGTTCTCCGACTTCCACGCCTGGGCGATACAGCGGAAGTCGGACGGCCAATTCCTCGGCATCGTGCGGCTGGAGGCTTACCTCAACCGGTACAACCGCTTCTGGAGCGATCCCACTCCCCGGTTCAACGAAGTTGAAGTGGAGCTGGTGTGCGCGCTTGGCAAGCAGTTCTGGGGAAACGGGTTTGCGCACGAGGCGTCGAAAGTCGTCGTTGAGTACGCTTTCAACGAGCTGAAGATCCCTCGCCTTGTAGGCGGCGCTCACAAGAACAACCCCCGCGCCGCGCGGCTGCAGGAGCGCCTGGGATACAGCGTGGAGGTCAACAGCAAAGACGGGAGCTTCGCTTCAATGCTCCACGCAAGGAACTACTTCCCCGAGAAGATCGTCCAGCCTAAGATCCCCAAGGGCTAGCCCGACAGGCTACAGCTTGAGCAGCGATTCCAATTTGCGGGCGGCCTTGCTGGGGCCAACCACGGCCACGTTCAGCCCTTTCTCAACCAGGAGCTGGCCCGCAAGGCGCTGGATGTCCTGCTCGGTAACCGCGTTGATGGACTCCACCACCTGCTCCACCTCAAGCACCTTGCCGAGCAGGAGCTCCTGGGTGCCCATCCACGCCGAAACGGACTTGGTGTCTTCCATTCGCAGCATGAGACGGCCCGTGCTCAGCCGCTTGGCCTTTTGAAGCTCATCGGAAGGGACGCCCTGGCGTAGCCGGGCGACCTCTGCCAGGATCACCTCAACCGCATTGTGCAGCCGCTTCGGGTCCACTCCGGCGTTGATGACCATGGCCCCGCAGTCCCGGAAATAGCTGACTTCGCTATGGATGTCATAGGCGAGGCCGCGCCGCTCCCGGACCTCCATGAACAGGCGGCTCGTCATTCCCTCCCCCAGAATCACGCTCATCAAGTCTACGATAAAGCGGTCCGGGTGAGTGACCGAGAGTGCGGGGAGGCCGATGCACAGATGCGCCTGCTCCGTCTTCCGGTATTCCAGCCGCGCGGCCGGAGCGGCCTGCGAGCCGGTGAACGGCGTCCAACCCGGAGTGGCGTGCGGCTGCCAGTCGTGGCTGATCGCGTCTATGTACCGCACGACATCGTCATGGTCCACGTTCCCAGCGATGCTTATGACGATGTTGGAAGGTGAGTAGTGACGCTCCACGTGGTCAACGACCATGTCACGCGTCATCGCCATCACGGTCTCGCGGGTTCCCGCGATGTCCCTCCCCAGAGGTTGGGCCGGCCACAGCATCTCGTCGATCATCGCGTCGGCCTTGTAGTTCGGGTAGTCGTTGACCATCCCGAGCTCTTCGACCACGACCATGCGCTCGCGCTCAAGCTCTTCCTTCGAATAGACCGAGTTGCGCACCATGTCTATGAGGAGGTCGATGCTCTCCTCCATGTACGGCCGCGCGACCTTGCACCAGTAGACGGTCAGTTCCTGTTCTGTGCCGGCATTGATAACTCCGCCCACGCCCTCAATGGTGCCGCTGATATCCGCCGGCGTGGGCCTCTCCGTAGTGCCTTTGAAGACCAGGTGCTCGACGACGTGGGAGATTCCCGCCCGGTCGTCGGACTCATATCGGGAACCTACGCCGACAAGGAGGTTGATGGTTACCGAGCGGACGTGCGGCATGGCGCTTGTGAATATGCGCAGCCCGTTGTCCAGCGTGGTCTTTTGAAAGGTTGGCCGCCCGGTTTCGATACGTGTTTGTATTGCCATGCGTCGATTCTATGTGCACCCTTGGAATGTAGTCAATTTCCTAACCCGGCCAAAAAGCAGGGTAATAACTCAATCATACCGCTTCGCTTACCGTTCACGGCTTATCACTTGCGGCGCTGCGCCCGCGACGGGTACCATACAACCCGTACCGGAAGCAACCTTGCCGGGGTGAATTAATGGTTAATACCGAGTTCGAAGTCAGGCGACCCATACTGGTCGGCGATACCGCGAACGTGTACCTTCTGCGGACGCTGACGATCCTGCGCAACGAGAGCATGAACCCCGTTGTGACGATGGAGTTCGCGGCGCGGGAGGCGGGCATTTTTTGCGGCATCGCAGAGGCCCGCGCGCTGTTGGGCAGGGTCCTCCCGGAGACGGGGAGCGAGGTCTGGGTGCTCGATGAGGGCGAGGATGTCGCGGCCGGCGAGGTAGCGCTCCGCGTCAAGGCTCCTTACGGGTCGATAGGCCTCTACGAAACGGCGATCAGCGGGATCCTGGCCTCAGGCACAGGGTGGGCCACGGCCGCGCATGCGTGCGTTGACGCGGCCGGCGCGGGACCGCGGTTATCGCGCTCGGGGCGCGCAACGTCCACCCGGACGTGGCGGCAAATATGGACTATGCAGCCACAGTCGGCGGCTGCGTTTCATGCTCCACAGTTCACGGAGCAAAGCTCGCCGGCGTCACTCCCGTGGGCACGATGCCTCACCACCTGCCGATCATCATGGGCGACACCGTGAAGGCAATGCAGGCCTTCGACCGGCACATGCCGCAGGAGGTGCCGAGGATCGCGCTGGTGGACACGTTCAAGGACGAGGCAGAGGAGTCCCTTAACGTCGCCAGGTCGCTGCGGGAAAAGCTGCGGGGCGTGAGGATGGATACCCCCAGCGAGCGCGGAGGAGTGACACCCGATCTCGTCAAAGAGGTGCGCGCGAGGCTGGACCTTGCCGGCTTTCGACATGTGGAGATTATCGTGAGCGGCGGCTTTACACCGGAGAAGATTGCCGCGTTCGTCGAGGCCGGCGCGCCGGTCAGCACGTTCGGTGTGGACACCTATATCGCCTGCGCATCGCCAATTCCTTACAGCGTGGACATCCACGAGATCGACGGCAGGCCTATCGCACGAAGGGGACGCATCCCCGGGGTGACTCCCAACCCGCGGCTCGGGCGCGTAATGTAGTCCTCAGCGGCCCTCTCCGGTGATTTCGAAAGAAATCTCGATTTGCGGGCGGCCTTCCGTGGCCCTGGCCCATTCTGCGATGCGCCTGCCGACCACCCAGGCAATGCGCCCTTCCGCTTCCACGATGGGTACCCGGTCCCTGACACGGCGGGCTACTTTTTCATCCACGAAGAAGTCTTGCAGCTTCTTGGCCTCAGCCATGCCGAGAGGCTGAAAGCGGTCGCCGTCCCGGCGACGGCGCACGGTAATATGCGCGCCAAGGCTCTCAGCGTCGAACCGCGCGGAGAAGTCGTCCGGCGGCGAAATCGCGGCTCCGCTGCGTGTATCCGGCGCCGCTTCCTGGCCTGGATGGATTGTAGATGTCTTCACAGACCAACCGCCGGCCTGTCCGTTTCCGGGGACAGCGATGACGACGTCCTCCTCGATGGGCGGCAAAAGCTCCTGGGCCTCCCCTCTGCGAGAGATCACCACCTCGTCGTAGCCAGCCACCGCTTCCAGCCCGCCCGGCAGGTCGGTGGACCGCCCCGCCCGTCCGGCGGCGACGTCCAGCACGGCGTCCAGGTGGGCTTCCTCAATCCCTTCCAGACCTTTCCTGACCTGCCGCAGGGCCTCTCGGACTGCCACGACGCGGAGCGCATCCGGAAGGCCGCCAAGGCCCTGCCGATTGAGGGATACCCCGCCGGGAACCGGCGATACCACGCCCGACAACAGGTCCCTGGCATTTGCCGTCGCAAAGTCGTCGATATCGGCGGCTGAGCGGGCGAGCCGCGCCAGGGACTCTCGAATTGCGGGGTTGAATGTCTCAAGGAGGGGGATAAGCTCAAGGCGGACCCTGTTACGGGTGAAACGGGTATCCAGGTTCGACTCGTCCAGCCGGGGCGCCAGCTCGAGCGCCTGGCAATAGGCGGCGGTGTCGGCCCGGCGCAGTCCCAGCATGGGCCGGAGGAGATTAATGGCCGCGCCCTCAATCTCCCTTTCGGAAAGCAGCGCCATCCCTCTCAGGCCGGCGATGCCGCTGCCGCGCAGGATGTGCAGCAATACCGTCTCAGCCTGGTCGTCCAGCGTGTGTCCGAGCGCCACTGCGGCGGCGCCATTCTCCCTCGCGGTCCGCGTAAGAAAGGCGTAACGCGCGGCCCGGGCGGCCTCCTCTACAGACATACCGCCAGCCTTGCGCACAGCAGCGACATTTGCGTGCCCTCCAGCAAAAGGGATGCCGAGGCCGGCGGCGACGGCGGCAACAAACGTGTGATCGGCAGCGGAGGCCTCTCCGCGGAGCCCATGGTCCAGGTGGGCACAGACAAGCTCGATGCGCAGCTTTTGCGACTGGCGGGAAAGGGCGTGCAGTAGGGCCAGGGAGTCCTGTCCGCCGGAAACCGCAACGACGATGCGCGATCCTGATAGACCGGCGGCTGCGACCTCCCTGCGGACCGCGCTCTCCAGGTTGACTACGGCCCGGTTGCGAGTCATGGCGCCTCCGCGCTCACTCGACCTGCTCGGCCACCTGCGCAGGCGGCTTCTTGGTGAACTTCACAGACTCGATGCGAAGATCGTTCATCCTGGTGACCTCGATGCGGTAGTTGCCGTATTCGAGCTGCTCACCCTGTGCCGGGATGTGGCCCAGCTCGTCCAGGACAAAGCCCGCGACTGTTTCGTATTCCACCTCACCCGCGGTGAGGTTGATGCCGAGGAGTTCGCTGGCGTCGTCGATGCTCATGCCGCCGTCCACCTGGAAAGTGTATCTGTCGATCTCCTCGTATTCCGGCTCCGGCGCCTCACCTTCCTCGCCCACATCGCCGACAACCTCCTCAAGGAGTCGCTTGAGAGTGACCAGGCCGGAAACGCCGCCGAACTCGTCAACGGCGAGGGCGACCTGGTGGCCGTGCGTGCGCATCTCCTCGAACAGCTCGGCGATGCGCTTCGTTTCCGGGATGAAGTAGGCCTCGCGAATGATGCTCTTGATCGGCCTGTCAAAGCCCAGGGGCCGCCCTGCGATAGTCCTGAGCACGTCTTTAGCCGAAATAATTCCCACAACGTCGTCCGTATCGTTTTGAAAGACAGGATAACGGGTATGCTGGCTACGCGCGTACACCTCCAGAAAGCGGGCGAGAGTGGCGCCTTGCTCCACGAAGGTGATCTCAGTCCGCGGCGTCATGATATCGCGGACCTGCCGGTCTCCGAAGCGGAAGACGCTCTCCAGCATCTCTGCCTCTTCCGGTTTGAATTGCCCTTCGGCCTCGCCGAGAGTGATAAGCGTCCGGAGCTCCGCCTCTGTGATCGAGGCCTCAAGTACGCCGCGCTTGCGGCCCACGTTTGCGATACGGCTGATCATCTGGAAGAAAGCGACCAGCGGGTAAAGGATATATTCGATCCCCTTAACAATCGGAGCGAACAGAAACGCGACGGTCTCCGGAGAGCGAGCGGCAAATGTCTTGGGAATAATCTCACCAAACACCAGAATAACAGTCGTGCCGCCCAGCGTGGCCACAATTATGCCTGTGGCAGGGCCGAACGCCTCCGTGGAGATGACCGACATAATTGCCGCAAAGGTAATATTTACGAGGTTGTTGCCGAGCAGAATCGTGGATAAGAGGCGGCCAGGGTCGTCCAGCATCTTCTTGACGAGAGCTGCGCCGGGAGCGTTTATGCTGACGAGGTGCTTGAGCTTCGCGGAGCCCTGAAGCGAGAAGAGAGCCGTCTCGCTGCTGGAGAAGAAGGCTGAAAGGAACAGGCAGACGACGAGGATGACAATGCTGATGAAATCTCCGCCGAGCATCAAGCACCCTCCCTGTCATGGGGACCGCCGGGCAGGCGTGACTCTTGCCACAGGCGCATCGTTGTCTCTCGGGAGAGTGAGTCGCTGAATCCCCGTCGCTGCAGGTATGACCACAGCTTTCGCTGGAAAGTCGGGAGGTCCACGTTATGACCCAGCCTGGCGGCGTGCTTGATGCCCGCGCGGTATGCGCTATCGGCCTCGTCCACGTTTTGAATGGCCTGGGATGCTATTGCCGGGGGAATTCCTTTGGCAGACAGCTCGCGCTTGATGAGTCGGCCGCTCCTGGGATGCAGCGAGGCGCGGCTCTGACTCCAGAGACTTGCATAGAGGGCGTCGTCCACCCTGCCCTCCTCGCGCAGGGTCTGCAAAGTGGAATCGACAATGTCTTCGGGGAAATTGCGGGCGAGCCTATTGCGCACCTCGCTCTCGCTCCTGGGCTTAAGCGTCAGGAAGCGCAGCGCTGCGGAATAGGCCCGTTTATGGGGATCGGAGTCTTTCATATGTCGCCGCGCCGGCAGGGACGCCGGCGCGCAGAATCAACACCTGAAGGGCGGATGGTTATGTAAGGCCCTTATTATACAGCAGTCAGCGGTGAGCAGTAGGACGAAAAAGCCATTCTAGTCCTTGCCGTCGCCGTCGGTATCGGCGGAGCCTATAGAGGCCGTGCCGTTGGCGCGCACCAGAGCCTCAATGCGGCTGGCTATGTCCGAATGCTCCTTGAGGAACTGCTTCACGTTCTCCCGGCCCTGGCCGAGACGGGTGTCATCGAACGAGTAGAAGGAGCCGCTCTTCTTGAGAACGCCCATGGACTCGCCCAGGTCAACCAGGTCACCGGTCTTGCTGATGCCCTCGTTGAACATGATGTCGAATTCGGCCACCCTGAACGGGGGGGCGACCTTGTTCTTTACGACGCGGGCCTTCACGCGGGAGCCGACTACCTCGGTGCCCTGCTTTATGGACTCCATCCGGCGAAGGTCTATGCGTACCGAGCTGTAGAACTTTAGGGCGCGACCGCCGGGAGTAACCTCAGGGCTGCCCCAGATGACGCCCACTTTTTCCCGGATCTGGTTGATGAAGACTACTGCGGCATTGGACCGGTTGATAGCGCCTGTGAGCTTTCGCAGCGCCTGGGACATCAGCCTCGCCTGGAGGCCGACGTGGGTATCGCCCATATCGCCCTCAAGCTCCGCTTTCGGCACCAGCGCCGCAACGCTGTCAATCACGACGATGTCCACCGCACCGCTCCGGACCAGGTATTCGCAGACCTCCAGGGCTTGCTCGGCGCTGTCCGGCTGGGATACGAGCATCTCGTGGATGTTCACGCCGCACTTGGCCGCGTAACCGGGATCGACCGCGTGCTCCGCGTCGATGTACGCCACCGTCCCGCCCGCGCGCTGGGCTTCGGCCATGATGTGGTGCGCGAGCGTGGACTTGCCGGACGACTCTGCCCCGAAGATCTCGGTCACCCGGCCGCGTGGGATTCCACCGACGCCGAGGGCCATATCGAGAGATATGGAGCCCGTGGAGAGCGCCTGGACCCGGGCGCGCTGGCTATCGTCTCCGAGGCGCATGACCGTGCCCTTCCCGAACTGCCTGTCTATCTGGGAGAGAGCGATCTCTAAGGCTTTGGCCCTGTTGTCTGTGGTAGTCATTTATTCCCTTCCGTTAGGAGAGCGGGGTAGTGTCTTGCTGAGGCACCGAAATGATAGCACATGCGTTTCATTTCCACAACAGAGAATGGCCGTATACAAAACGGTGACCCAAGCTTACCACTTTCGACCGGGGTCTAATATGCGTTTCATACGAAGCCTGATCCCATTCACGGGCGTTAGGATAACTTCGTGGTGGTAGTGTGGTGTGGTGTGGTGTCGGGAGGGTGGGCACGCTGTCCGTGTGACCACCCTCCCTCAATTTTAACAGCCGACCCCGCTGCGGTTGCGTACATTCAGGCCGCGAATTTGCCCTTCCGCGACTCGTTCATTGTCCACGCGAGGACCAGGACGCTTGCTACCAGCGCCACAACGGTTATGACGATCCCGATGGCATTCCCGAGCTGCGTAACGTTCGACGCCAGATATCCGAATGACAGTGTGCCGTCTTCCAATATGACGACGTAGACGGCCATTGCCAGTAGAACGGCGTCCCGCGCCTGCGTTTTCCAGCCCACCTTCTCGCGGTAGAGCAGCCCGAAGCACGTGCAGGTGAGGTTGAACTTCCGCGCCATAGCAACCGCCACGGCGACCATAAACGCGACAATAAAGATGGCGGAGATTGCCGCGGCGAGGCGGGGCTGCACCCCTGTCATCAGCATTACGCCCAGGGCGATCTCGATGTAAGGGAGGGCCCATGCGAAGGCTGTAGCCGCAGGCGCCGGCAAGATGCGGTAGTTCCGCACGTCGGTGGCGAAGCGGCGGGGCGCGAAAACTTTCCCGGCCGCAGATAGAAGAAAGACCATGCCGATGAAAATGCGGAATATGAGCGCAACTTACAACAACTTCAACCCCTCATCCGTAATGCGTGCACACTTCGGCTGCCGCCCGCATTATACACAGCGAGGCCCCGACATGTCGGGGCCTCGCGTCGAGTGAAAGCTTGTTCCAACCCGCGCTAACCCTCGTGGGGTGCGAGTGACAAAGCAACCTGCACCAGCGCGGACGCATCAAGAAGCCCGTTCCCGGCCACTGCCGTGATATCTATCCAGGTGTCGCCACGCTGGAACATTATTTAAAGGGCCGCGTTCTCATTCCACACGGGTTCTGAAAGCGGCTGGCCAGGGCCGTGGCTGGTCTGGGTCCAGGAGCCTCTGACGACGTAGCCCGGTAGCGGACCCACCGTAATCGTCTCCACGGCGCCCTGCATGGGCCGGACCTTGCCGCCCTTGCGCTTATGCTGGCGGATAATAATCGCG
This window contains:
- a CDS encoding HlyC/CorC family transporter, with the protein product MLGGDFISIVILVVCLFLSAFFSSSETALFSLQGSAKLKHLVSINAPGAALVKKMLDDPGRLLSTILLGNNLVNITFAAIMSVISTEAFGPATGIIVATLGGTTVILVFGEIIPKTFAARSPETVAFLFAPIVKGIEYILYPLVAFFQMISRIANVGRKRGVLEASITEAELRTLITLGEAEGQFKPEEAEMLESVFRFGDRQVRDIMTPRTEITFVEQGATLARFLEVYARSQHTRYPVFQNDTDDVVGIISAKDVLRTIAGRPLGFDRPIKSIIREAYFIPETKRIAELFEEMRTHGHQVALAVDEFGGVSGLVTLKRLLEEVVGDVGEEGEAPEPEYEEIDRYTFQVDGGMSIDDASELLGINLTAGEVEYETVAGFVLDELGHIPAQGEQLEYGNYRIEVTRMNDLRIESVKFTKKPPAQVAEQVE
- a CDS encoding DoxX family membrane protein; protein product: MVFLLSAAGKVFAPRRFATDVRNYRILPAPAATAFAWALPYIEIALGVMLMTGVQPRLAAAISAIFIVAFMVAVAVAMARKFNLTCTCFGLLYREKVGWKTQARDAVLLAMAVYVVILEDGTLSFGYLASNVTQLGNAIGIVITVVALVASVLVLAWTMNESRKGKFAA
- the recA gene encoding recombinase RecA, with product MTTTDNRAKALEIALSQIDRQFGKGTVMRLGDDSQRARVQALSTGSISLDMALGVGGIPRGRVTEIFGAESSGKSTLAHHIMAEAQRAGGTVAYIDAEHAVDPGYAAKCGVNIHEMLVSQPDSAEQALEVCEYLVRSGAVDIVVIDSVAALVPKAELEGDMGDTHVGLQARLMSQALRKLTGAINRSNAAVVFINQIREKVGVIWGSPEVTPGGRALKFYSSVRIDLRRMESIKQGTEVVGSRVKARVVKNKVAPPFRVAEFDIMFNEGISKTGDLVDLGESMGVLKKSGSFYSFDDTRLGQGRENVKQFLKEHSDIASRIEALVRANGTASIGSADTDGDGKD
- the tilS gene encoding tRNA lysidine(34) synthetase TilS translates to MTRNRAVVNLESAVRREVAAAGLSGSRIVVAVSGGQDSLALLHALSRQSQKLRIELVCAHLDHGLRGEASAADHTFVAAVAAGLGIPFAGGHANVAAVRKAGGMSVEEAARAARYAFLTRTARENGAAAVALGHTLDDQAETVLLHILRGSGIAGLRGMALLSEREIEGAAINLLRPMLGLRRADTAAYCQALELAPRLDESNLDTRFTRNRVRLELIPLLETFNPAIRESLARLARSAADIDDFATANARDLLSGVVSPVPGGVSLNRQGLGGLPDALRVVAVREALRQVRKGLEGIEEAHLDAVLDVAAGRAGRSTDLPGGLEAVAGYDEVVISRRGEAQELLPPIEEDVVIAVPGNGQAGGWSVKTSTIHPGQEAAPDTRSGAAISPPDDFSARFDAESLGAHITVRRRRDGDRFQPLGMAEAKKLQDFFVDEKVARRVRDRVPIVEAEGRIAWVVGRRIAEWARATEGRPQIEISFEITGEGR
- a CDS encoding DNA polymerase III subunit delta'; translation: MFRTTGHERAVNTLKRGIAEGRLSHAFLFAGPPQIGKITLATDLAKAVNCLAEDMPARPCGECRQCRRIERGSHADVRIVRLIKDESTGKMKTMVGIEQVLEIQKEASLKPFEGRYRVFIFECADRLSLDAANALLKTLEEPPDQVIIILLAPESALMLPTVLSRCQTLELRPVPVPAITEQLVGRFNVDAGRAEEIARLSDGRPGWAIEAATRPEMLQEIAARIETAEKLMGASLSERFEIAADLATVFTRDREAGRKDVATWMEWWRDVLLVKGGAGAHVKHISRMNSLSAVASGMTIEQIAAVVNALQQTAGLMERNVNARLALEGLMLAMPKIRLAA
- a CDS encoding GNAT family N-acetyltransferase translates to MTHQTENGDRRNMAKRFETSRLIMRPLEMKDLSGLEKLILSDPDVMRYYSFPRPAVDTSKPMEYLAFRIMEARFSDFHAWAIQRKSDGQFLGIVRLEAYLNRYNRFWSDPTPRFNEVEVELVCALGKQFWGNGFAHEASKVVVEYAFNELKIPRLVGGAHKNNPRAARLQERLGYSVEVNSKDGSFASMLHARNYFPEKIVQPKIPKG
- a CDS encoding insulinase family protein, producing the protein MAIQTRIETGRPTFQKTTLDNGLRIFTSAMPHVRSVTINLLVGVGSRYESDDRAGISHVVEHLVFKGTTERPTPADISGTIEGVGGVINAGTEQELTVYWCKVARPYMEESIDLLIDMVRNSVYSKEELERERMVVVEELGMVNDYPNYKADAMIDEMLWPAQPLGRDIAGTRETVMAMTRDMVVDHVERHYSPSNIVISIAGNVDHDDVVRYIDAISHDWQPHATPGWTPFTGSQAAPAARLEYRKTEQAHLCIGLPALSVTHPDRFIVDLMSVILGEGMTSRLFMEVRERRGLAYDIHSEVSYFRDCGAMVINAGVDPKRLHNAVEVILAEVARLRQGVPSDELQKAKRLSTGRLMLRMEDTKSVSAWMGTQELLLGKVLEVEQVVESINAVTEQDIQRLAGQLLVEKGLNVAVVGPSKAARKLESLLKL